Proteins from a genomic interval of Clostridium sp. M62/1:
- a CDS encoding nicotinate-nicotinamide nucleotide adenylyltransferase, with amino-acid sequence MSKKQVRQMIEELTLKLCAREFLAASNLSRESVQMLMNREYWEGQFGRIFPIKRRIQCQEIYEICREPMSLIGREPREGWMKFTYQYVCHILYPDEEFTEKAENYSAGALFYLAVLQFIFDKEREALPFEPMVDFDFLPPEEAEKYESSREYKKFREAFSREYVYEMMRLNAEVTPFRTLEHIAGVHHVAMTMARGLYAAGVPIDLTLTSGAAAGHDLGKFGCKPNERVPYLHYYYTNQWFNNHHMEYIGHIAANHSTWDLEPENLSVESLVLIYSDFRVKQSRGEDGREITYISSLDEAFEIILSKLDNVDENKLNRYRFVYARLHDFEDYMRSLGVDVNLDGKPEKTPPMPDISLRNTEQIVDSLVFMGVEHNIDVMHRMGAERQFGNLLEAARSEKSWKNVRAYLNIFEEYFPYTNDIQKEQTLSFLYELLMHKEGDIRTQAARLMGNVIAQFNAGYRKERPANMPDIADQKAMELWNTYLSMIICPDHKLTVQHKRRIGYNLKEVLSSMTEHATASDIGGFLSAFLRWYKNPEERESGEAFVLLDALHNMPFHLLSPEDMERLAGFACYYAVLRENSFEGLVIAAWRAFKLITAEIPDAPCCQEIGRIVEEEAERVFSGECDLSSGDNISRIFLQYRVLSNLGRDTSRQEAVIYGRDVVSDIFLDNLKMATPWVLKAVNIKLLADQVDHGKSEHILHIAAHLSNLIKVSEFVVVRHDAGRALLRLAPLLTPDQRNEIAVELLKGLEVGEYEFSKYIPEYLGQLSLWLPPEQLEEVLSYLRGLMANANDRVVSVALDTVGVLTEYYPCYQERFEEDEKERESRLGRLLGMVLGGLANHRETVRQEALLVTGQYIFGSKRLSDHEKMKIFALSHKKLLFLINENRGGELTAFYRASALSNICRFITAYRLTIGEMQIEEREKVAFFPGTFDPFNLSHKGIVREIRDLGYEVYLAVDEFSWSKKTQPHLIRRQIVNMSVADEFHVNLFPDDIPVNIANPSDLRRLKEVFAGRKVYVVVGSDVIANASSYRKPPEKDSIHSMNHIAFRRVGDRRIDNKFNREMMDLITGELIELELPEYLEDISSTRIRENIDLNRDISNLIDPVVQEYIYFNSLYLREPEYKPILRARAIGFEETKELQPEDEDAVWERILTEEQDRRTVFDRLKEGDGSFLLLRNTVEDNRLVGLLKMRYVVPEELLRVLGSVKMADMVRNHTLGSILLITGIYAEPDSSIHDPEQLLLTEALAHSLEKRCSYAMFLPASEPSQAALGAVTRQGFVKADGFEGDRRLWIVDMHAPLVLVQNLETTVKEPFSSNPRILNAIYKAHRELQEAMTKFYPGELVLSLSASVIYHRLVDKITQINEVPGEPTEPRVLGKCMCAPFGKILRGKVVPNTVTKTIHTDKVYEPDLDSYSIEAFPYYSPLRSQVRAIKSFNRPVILVDDLLHKGGRFEALEPLLKEEGVEVKKVLLGMISGYGRDAIATKGFEADSIYFIPNLKFWFVESTLYPFIGGDTVRRDTMKVAGLMPSVNIVLPYMVPPLKGCSEESLFEFSACCIRNSRDILLALESEYRALFGRNLTLSRLSEAVILPLCPDKGECVNYDPNLAASVYLDNDLEMLYRISKLKKL; translated from the coding sequence ATGAGTAAAAAACAGGTGCGTCAGATGATTGAAGAGCTGACTTTGAAGCTGTGTGCGCGGGAATTTCTGGCAGCGTCAAACCTCAGCAGGGAGAGCGTTCAGATGCTGATGAACAGGGAATACTGGGAAGGGCAGTTTGGCCGCATTTTTCCTATTAAAAGAAGAATTCAGTGTCAGGAGATCTACGAGATCTGCCGGGAACCCATGAGCCTGATTGGCCGGGAGCCGAGAGAAGGGTGGATGAAGTTTACCTATCAGTATGTGTGCCATATCCTGTATCCCGATGAGGAGTTTACAGAGAAAGCGGAAAATTACTCTGCGGGGGCCCTGTTCTATCTGGCTGTGCTTCAGTTTATTTTTGATAAGGAGCGGGAGGCTCTCCCCTTTGAGCCGATGGTGGACTTTGATTTTCTCCCCCCGGAGGAGGCGGAAAAATACGAGTCCAGCAGAGAATATAAGAAATTCAGGGAAGCGTTTAGCAGGGAATACGTGTATGAGATGATGAGGCTCAATGCAGAGGTTACCCCGTTTCGCACCCTTGAGCACATCGCAGGTGTCCACCATGTGGCCATGACCATGGCCAGAGGGCTTTACGCTGCAGGCGTTCCCATCGACCTGACCCTCACAAGCGGCGCGGCGGCAGGCCATGATCTGGGAAAATTTGGCTGCAAGCCCAATGAGCGGGTGCCGTATCTTCACTATTATTATACGAACCAGTGGTTCAACAATCACCATATGGAGTACATCGGCCACATTGCCGCCAACCACTCTACCTGGGATCTGGAGCCGGAAAATCTTTCTGTGGAATCCCTGGTGCTGATCTATTCTGATTTCCGCGTAAAGCAGAGCCGGGGCGAGGACGGGCGGGAGATTACCTATATTTCAAGCCTTGATGAGGCCTTCGAGATTATCCTCTCAAAGCTGGACAATGTGGATGAGAATAAATTAAACCGCTACCGTTTCGTCTATGCGAGACTTCACGACTTTGAGGATTACATGAGATCGCTGGGAGTGGATGTGAACCTGGACGGAAAGCCGGAGAAGACCCCTCCCATGCCGGATATTTCCCTGAGGAATACAGAGCAGATCGTCGATTCCCTGGTATTCATGGGCGTAGAGCACAACATTGACGTCATGCACCGGATGGGGGCAGAGCGGCAGTTCGGAAACCTTCTGGAGGCAGCCAGAAGCGAGAAGAGCTGGAAGAATGTGCGGGCCTACCTGAATATCTTCGAGGAATATTTCCCCTACACAAATGACATTCAGAAGGAGCAGACCTTAAGCTTCCTCTATGAGCTTCTCATGCACAAGGAGGGAGATATCCGCACTCAGGCAGCCCGGCTTATGGGAAATGTGATTGCCCAGTTCAATGCAGGATACCGCAAGGAACGCCCGGCAAATATGCCGGACATAGCGGATCAGAAGGCAATGGAGCTGTGGAACACCTATCTGTCCATGATTATCTGTCCGGATCACAAGCTGACCGTTCAGCACAAGCGCAGGATTGGCTATAATCTGAAGGAGGTTCTGTCCTCTATGACAGAGCATGCCACGGCCTCTGATATAGGAGGATTTTTGAGCGCATTTCTCAGGTGGTATAAAAACCCTGAGGAGAGGGAGAGCGGGGAGGCCTTTGTGCTTCTTGACGCCCTTCACAACATGCCCTTTCACCTGTTAAGCCCGGAGGATATGGAACGGCTGGCAGGCTTTGCATGTTACTATGCGGTTCTCAGGGAGAACAGCTTTGAGGGACTTGTCATTGCGGCCTGGAGAGCCTTTAAGCTGATTACTGCAGAGATCCCCGATGCCCCCTGCTGTCAGGAGATCGGACGGATTGTGGAGGAGGAAGCTGAGCGTGTATTTTCCGGGGAGTGCGACCTTTCCTCCGGAGACAACATCAGCCGGATTTTCCTGCAGTACCGGGTGCTCTCCAATCTGGGACGGGATACGTCACGCCAGGAGGCGGTGATCTACGGGAGGGATGTAGTCTCCGATATTTTCCTGGACAACCTGAAGATGGCTACGCCGTGGGTGTTAAAGGCTGTGAATATCAAGCTGCTGGCAGATCAGGTGGACCACGGGAAATCCGAGCACATTCTGCACATTGCAGCTCATCTGTCCAACCTGATTAAGGTCAGCGAGTTCGTGGTGGTTCGCCACGATGCGGGAAGAGCCCTGCTGCGGCTTGCACCTCTTCTGACACCGGATCAGAGAAACGAGATTGCCGTAGAGCTCCTGAAGGGCCTGGAGGTGGGAGAGTATGAGTTTTCCAAATATATCCCCGAATATCTGGGCCAGCTCTCTCTCTGGCTTCCGCCTGAGCAGCTGGAGGAGGTGTTAAGCTACCTCCGCGGCCTGATGGCAAACGCCAATGACCGTGTGGTTTCCGTGGCTCTCGACACGGTGGGCGTGCTGACAGAGTATTATCCCTGCTATCAGGAGCGGTTTGAGGAGGATGAAAAAGAGAGGGAAAGCCGTCTGGGACGGCTGCTGGGAATGGTGCTTGGCGGACTTGCCAACCACAGGGAGACGGTGCGCCAGGAGGCTCTCCTTGTGACGGGACAGTATATTTTTGGCTCCAAAAGGCTGAGCGACCATGAAAAAATGAAGATTTTTGCCCTCAGCCACAAAAAACTGCTCTTCCTCATCAATGAAAACCGGGGCGGGGAGCTGACCGCCTTCTACAGGGCATCAGCGCTCTCCAACATCTGCCGGTTCATCACGGCCTACCGCTTGACAATCGGCGAGATGCAGATTGAGGAGAGAGAAAAGGTAGCCTTTTTCCCGGGAACCTTTGACCCGTTCAACCTCTCCCACAAGGGAATTGTGAGGGAGATCCGGGATCTGGGTTATGAGGTCTATCTGGCTGTAGACGAGTTCTCCTGGTCCAAAAAGACGCAGCCCCACCTGATCCGCCGTCAGATTGTCAATATGTCTGTGGCTGACGAGTTCCATGTCAACCTGTTCCCCGATGACATTCCGGTGAATATTGCAAACCCCTCTGACCTGAGAAGGCTGAAGGAGGTATTTGCAGGGCGCAAGGTCTATGTGGTGGTGGGAAGCGATGTGATCGCCAACGCCTCCTCTTACCGGAAGCCGCCGGAGAAGGATTCCATCCACTCCATGAACCATATTGCCTTCCGCCGGGTGGGCGACAGGAGAATCGACAACAAATTCAACAGAGAGATGATGGACCTGATCACAGGGGAACTGATCGAGCTGGAGCTTCCGGAATATCTGGAAGACATCAGTTCCACCAGAATCAGGGAGAACATCGATCTGAACCGGGATATTTCAAACCTTATCGATCCGGTTGTGCAGGAGTATATTTATTTCAACAGCCTTTATCTGAGAGAACCGGAGTATAAGCCGATCCTGAGGGCCAGAGCCATCGGGTTTGAGGAGACGAAGGAGCTTCAGCCGGAGGACGAGGATGCGGTATGGGAGCGTATTCTGACAGAAGAGCAGGACAGGAGAACGGTTTTCGACAGGCTGAAGGAAGGGGACGGCAGCTTTCTCCTCCTCAGAAATACGGTGGAGGACAACCGCCTGGTGGGCCTTCTGAAAATGCGCTATGTAGTGCCGGAGGAACTGCTCCGCGTGCTGGGAAGCGTGAAAATGGCCGATATGGTCAGAAACCATACCCTGGGAAGCATACTCCTGATCACCGGGATTTATGCGGAGCCTGACAGCTCCATCCATGATCCGGAGCAGCTTCTTCTGACGGAAGCCCTGGCCCACTCTCTGGAAAAGAGGTGCAGCTATGCTATGTTCCTACCGGCATCAGAGCCGAGTCAGGCAGCTCTCGGCGCTGTGACCCGCCAGGGCTTTGTAAAGGCCGATGGCTTCGAGGGGGACAGGAGGCTCTGGATCGTAGATATGCATGCCCCCCTTGTACTGGTTCAGAACCTGGAAACTACTGTGAAGGAACCGTTTTCCAGCAATCCCCGGATCTTAAATGCCATCTATAAGGCCCACAGAGAGCTTCAGGAGGCCATGACAAAGTTTTATCCCGGCGAGCTGGTTCTCTCCCTGTCTGCCAGTGTGATTTACCACCGTCTGGTGGATAAAATTACTCAGATTAATGAGGTGCCGGGAGAGCCCACAGAGCCGCGGGTGCTGGGAAAGTGTATGTGCGCGCCCTTTGGAAAGATTCTGAGGGGAAAGGTAGTGCCCAATACGGTGACAAAGACGATCCACACCGACAAGGTTTACGAGCCGGATCTGGACAGCTACTCCATCGAGGCCTTCCCCTACTATTCACCGCTCAGAAGCCAGGTGAGGGCCATTAAATCCTTTAACCGGCCGGTCATTCTCGTAGACGACCTGCTTCACAAGGGCGGCAGATTTGAGGCCCTGGAGCCTCTTCTCAAAGAAGAAGGGGTAGAGGTAAAGAAGGTGCTTCTCGGCATGATCTCCGGCTACGGACGGGACGCCATTGCTACAAAGGGCTTTGAGGCGGACAGCATTTATTTTATACCGAATTTGAAATTCTGGTTTGTGGAGTCCACTCTCTATCCGTTCATCGGAGGCGATACGGTGCGGCGCGATACAATGAAGGTGGCAGGCCTGATGCCGTCGGTGAACATTGTGCTGCCCTACATGGTGCCTCCGTTAAAGGGATGCAGCGAGGAGTCACTTTTTGAATTCTCTGCCTGCTGCATCAGAAACTCCAGGGACATCCTTTTGGCTCTGGAATCCGAGTACAGGGCTTTATTTGGAAGAAATCTGACGCTTTCCAGGCTTTCCGAGGCGGTAATCCTGCCGCTGTGTCCTGACAAGGGCGAATGCGTAAATTATGATCCAAACCTGGCAGCGTCTGTTTACCTGGACAATGACCTGGAAATGCTTTACCGGATCAGCAAGCTGAAAAAGCTTTAG
- a CDS encoding flavodoxin family protein, producing MKQVLGRAEEDEKTAEEKITAEEKKIGERKSREGAEGVRQILVIRPCEPGREENRRLTGVLETALEGIAYREVTQVSELEETQILRSGPGLVLFALDLGRDGINLEYIRLLGWLRLHPAGLDGWVGGVVADADSDLYTKSAARELVFTANCSGCAFVGRPLVEGTRTLSNFSIVASNMGTNLDDAYVKSVRILAEQLMDSAENKRGRSRKEEGEPGRPRLLVLHASSHKNSNTYAVWNGVKSQLPGISVRELGLRNGTLSDCSGCPYKMCLHFGEQGSCFYGGVMVEDVYPAVREADAVLLLAPNYNDALSANLTAFINRLTALFRTTRFYDKQLFGIVVSGYSGSDLIAEQMIAALNMNKTFYLPGHFAMMETANQAGEAMALPGIEERMKKFAQVIRDSLLSEKSRWQS from the coding sequence GTGAAGCAGGTTTTGGGCAGAGCAGAAGAAGACGAAAAAACGGCAGAGGAAAAGATAACGGCAGAAGAAAAGAAAATAGGGGAACGAAAGAGCCGGGAGGGCGCAGAGGGTGTCCGGCAGATTCTTGTCATCCGGCCCTGTGAGCCGGGGAGAGAGGAAAACAGAAGATTGACAGGGGTGCTTGAAACGGCCCTTGAGGGAATTGCATACAGGGAAGTCACACAGGTTTCTGAACTGGAAGAGACGCAGATTCTGCGCTCAGGCCCTGGGCTTGTGCTCTTTGCCCTGGATCTGGGCCGGGATGGGATTAATCTGGAATACATCCGGCTGCTGGGCTGGCTGCGCCTCCATCCAGCCGGTCTTGACGGCTGGGTTGGGGGCGTGGTGGCAGATGCAGACAGCGATCTGTACACGAAATCGGCGGCCAGGGAGCTGGTGTTTACGGCCAACTGTTCCGGCTGCGCCTTCGTGGGGCGTCCTCTGGTGGAGGGTACGAGGACCCTGTCGAACTTTTCCATTGTCGCCTCCAACATGGGAACCAATCTGGACGACGCCTATGTAAAAAGTGTGAGAATCCTCGCAGAGCAGCTTATGGACAGCGCAGAGAACAAACGTGGGCGCAGCCGGAAGGAGGAGGGAGAGCCCGGCCGGCCCAGGCTTCTTGTACTCCATGCATCCAGCCACAAAAACTCCAACACCTATGCGGTGTGGAACGGCGTGAAGAGCCAGCTTCCAGGCATTTCCGTCAGGGAGCTTGGGCTCAGGAACGGAACGCTCTCAGACTGTTCCGGCTGCCCCTACAAAATGTGCCTGCACTTTGGGGAGCAGGGAAGCTGCTTCTATGGAGGAGTCATGGTGGAGGATGTCTATCCGGCCGTCAGGGAGGCTGACGCTGTTTTGCTTCTTGCCCCCAATTACAATGATGCCCTTTCCGCTAATCTGACCGCCTTTATTAACCGCCTGACTGCTCTGTTTCGCACAACCAGATTTTATGACAAACAGCTGTTTGGAATCGTGGTCTCGGGATATTCGGGAAGTGATCTCATTGCAGAACAGATGATAGCTGCCCTCAACATGAACAAAACCTTTTATCTTCCCGGTCATTTTGCCATGATGGAAACGGCGAACCAGGCGGGGGAAGCTATGGCTCTGCCGGGCATAGAGGAGCGGATGAAGAAATTTGCACAGGTGATACGGGACAGCCTGCTGTCTGAAAAGAGCAGATGGCAAAGTTAA
- a CDS encoding sensor histidine kinase: MTARQWKKTLIIGAVIALTSQLYWDVFLDYFRISTSVILLPVLLMTVGMELHTLTTCFVTSAIIFAVRFLIQMWYGNLAGETVLLLLPNALFYISYGIIFKLALGNRRIATLKKVVTAIFLADLGANIIEAEVQEFLQFGRLNADIIKYLAAIAFIRTVIAGLILLGEQQYRALLKRTEHEQRYQRLFLMTTGLKNEIYFMRKNSEEIESVMANAYRLYEKLSEQGLPEEMKQMSLAIARDVHEIKKDYFRIIQGIEQEIGDEYDEEKMSFHDLLQILEASTYHAIRDKRLNIRLIFDCRDNFITREHYALMAVLKNLVNNAIEAIESGSRSGEVKILERKSGDRYLFEVADDGPGISARHLPNIFQMGYSTKFDYKTGNIYRGVGLWGVKNTVEEQFKGTIEVVSNPGQGTRFLVEIPAEILEES; encoded by the coding sequence ATGACCGCAAGACAATGGAAGAAAACGCTGATTATCGGCGCAGTGATCGCACTTACGTCCCAGCTGTACTGGGATGTGTTTCTCGACTATTTCCGTATCTCCACTTCTGTCATTCTGCTTCCTGTTCTTCTGATGACAGTGGGCATGGAGCTTCACACGCTGACAACCTGTTTTGTCACCTCAGCCATCATCTTTGCTGTCCGCTTTCTGATTCAGATGTGGTATGGCAACCTGGCAGGAGAGACCGTGCTCCTGCTCCTTCCCAATGCCCTGTTCTATATAAGCTACGGGATTATCTTTAAGCTGGCCCTCGGAAACCGGCGGATTGCCACATTGAAAAAGGTGGTTACCGCAATCTTTCTGGCTGACTTGGGCGCCAATATAATAGAGGCTGAAGTACAGGAGTTTCTGCAGTTTGGAAGGCTGAATGCAGATATTATCAAATACCTGGCTGCAATCGCGTTTATCAGGACGGTAATCGCTGGGCTGATACTTCTGGGAGAACAGCAGTACCGGGCTCTGCTTAAGCGGACAGAGCACGAGCAGCGCTATCAGAGACTGTTTCTCATGACAACAGGACTGAAAAATGAGATCTATTTCATGAGAAAAAATTCAGAGGAGATAGAGTCTGTGATGGCCAATGCGTACCGCCTGTATGAAAAGCTGTCAGAACAGGGACTTCCCGAGGAGATGAAACAGATGTCGCTGGCGATTGCCAGAGATGTACATGAGATCAAAAAGGATTACTTCCGCATTATACAGGGAATCGAGCAGGAGATTGGGGACGAGTACGACGAAGAAAAGATGAGTTTTCACGATTTGCTCCAGATTCTGGAGGCCTCTACCTATCACGCCATCAGGGATAAGAGGCTGAATATCCGCCTGATTTTCGACTGCCGCGATAACTTTATCACGCGGGAACATTATGCTCTCATGGCAGTTCTTAAAAATCTGGTCAACAATGCGATTGAGGCCATCGAGAGCGGAAGCAGGTCGGGAGAAGTGAAAATTCTGGAAAGAAAGTCAGGCGACAGGTATCTGTTCGAGGTAGCGGACGACGGGCCGGGCATCTCAGCCCGCCACCTGCCGAATATTTTTCAGATGGGATATTCAACAAAGTTCGATTACAAGACAGGCAATATCTACCGGGGCGTGGGACTCTGGGGTGTCAAAAATACGGTGGAAGAACAATTTAAGGGAACGATAGAGGTGGTTTCCAACCCGGGCCAGGGAACGAGGTTTCTGGTAGAAATCCCTGCAGAGATATTGGAGGAGTCATAA
- a CDS encoding DNA-binding domain-containing protein, giving the protein MEIYIVEDDISVINVLEDIIESNGLGTVCGNSGGRPADPAEVARLNPDVVLVDFLMPEKDGIQFVRELKAAGSTARCIMISQVSAKDLIGKAYSAGIDFFISKPINIIEVKSVIENVERQIQNERTLSNIRKMFMAEMNEMPKEKQKNDAYVKKLQLILNRIGMSGEKGCDDIIKICQYLHANKKPISQVSIGQLCELLSNAPKNMEQRVRRAIAVGMANLAHMGIEDFMNDTFTAYSGTLFPFEEIRAEMDCIRGKRKYGGKVSIKKFIDSLMLTADRES; this is encoded by the coding sequence ATGGAAATTTACATAGTAGAAGATGACATTTCAGTGATCAACGTCCTGGAAGATATTATAGAGAGCAATGGGCTGGGGACGGTATGCGGAAATTCCGGGGGACGTCCTGCAGATCCGGCAGAGGTAGCCAGGCTGAATCCGGATGTGGTTTTAGTGGATTTTCTCATGCCTGAGAAAGACGGAATCCAGTTTGTCAGAGAGCTTAAGGCAGCCGGAAGCACAGCGAGATGTATTATGATCTCCCAGGTGTCTGCAAAGGATCTGATTGGAAAGGCCTACAGCGCGGGAATCGATTTTTTTATCAGCAAGCCAATTAATATTATAGAAGTAAAGTCAGTGATTGAGAATGTAGAGCGCCAGATTCAGAATGAGAGAACTCTTTCCAATATCAGGAAGATGTTTATGGCCGAGATGAATGAGATGCCCAAGGAGAAGCAGAAGAATGACGCCTATGTGAAGAAGCTGCAGCTGATCTTAAACCGCATCGGCATGTCGGGGGAAAAAGGATGTGATGATATAATCAAAATCTGCCAGTATCTTCACGCCAACAAAAAGCCCATCTCTCAGGTGAGCATCGGACAGCTCTGCGAACTGCTGAGCAATGCGCCTAAAAACATGGAACAGAGGGTAAGGCGGGCAATTGCAGTGGGGATGGCAAACCTGGCACATATGGGGATTGAGGATTTCATGAATGACACCTTCACCGCATACTCAGGAACCCTGTTTCCCTTTGAGGAAATACGGGCTGAGATGGACTGCATCCGCGGAAAACGAAAATATGGCGGAAAGGTCAGTATTAAAAAATTTATTGACAGTCTGATGCTGACTGCTGACAGGGAGAGCTGA
- the gltS gene encoding sodium/glutamate symporter produces MTAPVLSLDMYQATAVAALVLLLGRFLVKKIPILDRYCIPAPVVGGFVYAILHLIVRSAGIVEIAADMTLKDVFMVGFFCSVGFTASFRMLKKGGIQTIIFLVLAIVMVVLQNCLGAGLAVAFGLDPRLGLATGSIPMVGGHGTAGSFGPLLEGLGVANANVVAIASATFGLVAGCAIGGPIATAKIKKFKLHSVDSDAAAAGSDDSEEAGKIDSKRFLDAVLCLIIAIGFGTIVSMFLGKLMTFPFYIGAMLVGAVIRNVADGMSKELPMEEIGVVGGFCLSVFLGLAMIDMKLWQLAELALPLVVMLAAQTVLMFVYAYFVVFNVLGRTYDAAVMTTGFCGFGMGATPNAMANMQAVVGQYGPAPTAFMVVPLVGSLFIDFFNASILTGFINFLG; encoded by the coding sequence ATGACAGCACCAGTATTAAGTCTTGACATGTACCAGGCAACCGCTGTAGCAGCTCTTGTGCTGTTATTAGGACGTTTCCTGGTAAAGAAGATTCCGATTCTGGATCGGTATTGTATTCCGGCGCCTGTAGTAGGAGGCTTTGTTTACGCAATTCTTCATTTAATCGTGAGAAGTGCAGGAATTGTGGAGATTGCCGCAGACATGACATTAAAGGATGTTTTCATGGTAGGCTTCTTCTGTAGCGTTGGATTTACCGCATCTTTCAGAATGCTGAAAAAGGGTGGAATCCAGACAATTATCTTCCTGGTTCTTGCCATTGTAATGGTAGTTCTTCAGAACTGTCTGGGAGCAGGACTTGCAGTAGCCTTCGGACTTGACCCGAGACTGGGACTTGCAACAGGTTCCATTCCTATGGTCGGCGGACACGGAACAGCAGGTTCCTTCGGACCTCTTCTCGAGGGTCTGGGCGTTGCAAACGCAAACGTAGTTGCTATCGCTTCCGCAACCTTCGGTCTGGTAGCAGGATGCGCTATCGGCGGACCTATCGCAACTGCAAAGATCAAGAAGTTCAAACTGCATTCAGTAGATTCTGATGCAGCGGCAGCAGGTTCAGATGATTCTGAAGAGGCTGGAAAGATCGATTCCAAGAGATTCCTTGATGCAGTTCTCTGTCTGATTATCGCAATCGGTTTTGGTACAATTGTTTCCATGTTCCTTGGAAAGCTTATGACCTTCCCATTCTATATCGGGGCCATGTTAGTAGGTGCCGTTATCCGTAATGTGGCTGATGGTATGAGCAAGGAGCTTCCGATGGAGGAGATCGGCGTAGTAGGCGGTTTCTGCTTATCCGTATTCCTCGGACTCGCTATGATCGACATGAAGTTATGGCAGCTTGCAGAGCTGGCTCTTCCGTTAGTAGTTATGCTGGCAGCACAGACGGTTCTCATGTTCGTATACGCATACTTTGTGGTATTCAATGTATTAGGACGTACATACGATGCAGCCGTTATGACAACAGGTTTCTGCGGTTTCGGTATGGGCGCAACACCGAATGCTATGGCAAACATGCAGGCAGTAGTTGGACAGTACGGACCGGCTCCTACAGCATTCATGGTAGTGCCGTTAGTAGGATCTCTGTTTATTGACTTCTTCAATGCTTCGATCCTGACAGGCTTTATCAACTTCTTAGGTTAA
- the gdhA gene encoding NADP-specific glutamate dehydrogenase — MSQYVDRVLAELKEKNANEPEFLQTAEEVLSSLGPVVDAHPEYEKVALLERMVEPERTIEFRVPWVDDNGQVHVNRGYRVQFNGAIGPYKGGLRFAPSVNLSIMKFLGFEQTFKNSLTTLPMGGAKGGSDFDPNGKSDAEVMRFCQSFMTELYRHIGPDVDIPAGDLGVGAREIGYMYGQYRKIRGAFENGTITGKGMSFGGSLIRPEATGYGAVYYVEAVMKHENDTLEGKTVALAGFGNVAWGAAKKLAELGAKAVTLSGPDGYIYDPDGVVTEEKINYMLEMRASGRNKVQDYADKFGVQFFPGEKPWGQKVDIVMPCATQNDVDLEQAKRIVANNIKYYIEVANMPTTNEALKFLMEQPNMVVAPSKAVNAGGVLVSGLEMSQNSERYSWTAEEVDTKLHQIMTGIHDGSAAAAEKYGLGYNLVAGANIVGFQKVADAMMAQGICW; from the coding sequence ATGAGCCAGTATGTTGACAGAGTTCTTGCTGAACTCAAAGAGAAGAATGCAAACGAGCCAGAGTTCCTTCAGACAGCTGAGGAAGTATTATCTTCCTTAGGACCAGTTGTAGATGCTCATCCAGAGTATGAGAAGGTTGCTCTTCTTGAGAGAATGGTTGAGCCGGAGAGAACAATCGAGTTCCGTGTTCCGTGGGTAGATGACAACGGCCAGGTACATGTAAACCGTGGATACCGTGTACAGTTCAACGGAGCTATTGGACCGTACAAGGGCGGCTTACGTTTCGCTCCTTCTGTAAACCTTTCCATCATGAAGTTCTTAGGATTCGAGCAGACATTCAAGAACAGCTTAACAACACTTCCTATGGGCGGTGCTAAGGGTGGTTCCGACTTCGATCCGAACGGCAAGAGCGACGCAGAGGTTATGAGATTCTGCCAGTCCTTCATGACAGAGTTATACCGTCACATCGGACCAGACGTAGATATCCCAGCTGGTGACCTTGGTGTAGGTGCTCGCGAGATCGGCTATATGTACGGACAGTACAGAAAGATCAGAGGAGCTTTCGAGAACGGCACAATCACAGGTAAGGGAATGTCCTTCGGTGGTTCCTTAATTCGTCCAGAGGCTACAGGCTACGGCGCTGTTTACTATGTAGAGGCAGTTATGAAGCATGAGAATGATACTCTGGAAGGCAAGACAGTTGCTCTGGCAGGCTTCGGTAACGTAGCTTGGGGCGCTGCTAAGAAGTTAGCTGAGTTAGGCGCTAAGGCTGTTACACTTTCCGGACCAGACGGATACATCTACGATCCAGACGGTGTTGTAACAGAGGAGAAGATCAACTACATGCTTGAGATGAGAGCATCCGGACGCAACAAAGTTCAGGATTACGCAGACAAGTTCGGCGTACAGTTCTTCCCAGGCGAGAAGCCATGGGGCCAGAAGGTTGATATCGTTATGCCATGTGCTACACAGAACGACGTTGACCTTGAGCAGGCTAAGAGAATCGTTGCTAACAACATCAAGTACTACATTGAGGTTGCTAACATGCCAACTACAAACGAGGCTCTTAAGTTCTTAATGGAGCAGCCGAACATGGTAGTAGCTCCTTCCAAGGCTGTAAACGCAGGTGGTGTTCTTGTATCCGGTCTTGAGATGAGCCAGAACAGCGAGAGATACTCCTGGACAGCAGAGGAAGTTGATACAAAGTTACATCAGATCATGACAGGTATCCATGACGGCTCCGCAGCAGCAGCTGAGAAGTACGGCTTAGGCTACAACCTGGTAGCAGGTGCTAACATCGTTGGTTTCCAGAAGGTAGCTGACGCTATGATGGCACAGGGTATCTGCTGGTAA